The window CATTTCTTCAGAGTATCGTGCGGTGGAGGTACTTTGGAACAATGCGGAAACCGGGGCTGTTGCTATGACGACAGCGCGCCGAGCGCGGAAATTCCATCTTGTTATTTTCCTTTGAATGAAggtaaaataaatcaaatcaAGTGGAAATAATAGAAATAACCAAATAATGTTATCATAATGACATCGACATCTTAATTAACAGTCCCACGGTTCAGTGAGTGGAAGTCATGGAGTTCATGTTCAAGGTCATGCGGGTCTGAGGGGCGCATTACCCGCGAAAGATCTTGTGAATACCCGGATGGGAGGATAGCGCCGTCTGATTTGTGTTTCGGCACCGACTTCGAAGAGCAACAGTGCAATAGGGTGGCGTGTCCTGATGAGCAGCTCGGTAAGATAGTGTTTGATGTACAACGGCCTAACCCAACCTACACCTTACAGTTACCCAGGGTGCACTCCGCGTGAATTATACCGTCCGAGCAGCGCAAACTCGATTTGACGTCAGCGCGACACGGAGcaaagtgacgtcacaaccatGAAAACTTTGCTCTTCCGTCTCTGTCTTCTTTAGAGAGCATAGTGTCTTTAAAATTCGCCGTTGGAATGACGTCACTAGCGTGCTCGTTATGCCAAACTGACCTTCAGCATTGGCGCGGAGGGCACCCTACGAACAATCGAACGTAGCCTACTGGCTAGGCCTAGCCTTGGCTATAGCCAAAAATTCTggacttaaataaaaaaaattatttagcaCCATTCTGCCTGAACAAATACGCCTTGATAACCTATGACTAAGCCTATTTCTTAATTGACATGGATTTGGTGTGAAAGAACTGCACGATAGTTTGTTTACTTCCCCCCTGGCAaccaaattgtgacgtcatttagTTATTCACTTCTGCATTAGACCCTAAAGTATTTGTGGTGGTTGCGAAGACATTTCTATTCAATATTAAGTCATTTCTTTCAAATCTAACAACAACAGTTGTCCAAGATACAGAAAATATCGAGATTTAAGCTTTACCAGTATGACCTGAATGGACAGAACAAATAGAAATGATTCTTCAGTACCTGGCCCACTCcctatatatatacatgtgtgtgtgtgtgtgtgcagAAATAAATACTCGACCTGTCCAATACATGTTTTTTATTGACAgaaatttcacaaaatacttaattttcaaaatatctttGATTTGCAGCAACAACAGTTTCCGCTGCAGTTTCTGCCCAAAGTACCAGCTCTGTGTCGCCAACTTGTGAGGACTCACTGGGTGACAGCTGCGAGAGGTTCAAATCTCTGTGCGGTGGAAGTGGTTCTCTGTCCAACTCATTGCAAAGATTTTGCAGAAAAACTTGCAATTTATGTGGAGACGATGCTGGTGTTGATGCTGGTGCTGATGCACCAACAAAGTCCTCATCAACCACTGTATCCACCACAACTACCACCTTGCCTCCGACTAAATATCCATTAAGTAAGCACGATTGTTACCCTATATAAGCGCTCAGTGCTAGAACAATATTTTATCAAGAAGTAGTTGACCAAGATTTCTTGCAGCTGTGTGTGAGGATGAATACGACACGTGCAATCGAGTGAAAGATTTGTGCGACGAACCGGAACACTCAGAAGATCTTCGTCGCTACTGCAGGAGAACATGCAACATGTGTCTAACCACGACCACCACCACAACAACAGGTGGGACCACCTTCATTAAAGATAACCGAAAATAACGTCAAATATGTTCCTAATTATCagtgttttcttatttttttatgaaactgATAAATGATAATTGTTTAGAGAAATCTTGTGTTGACGGGAACTCTGAGCGATGTGCGAGATTTTCAACTTTCTGCAGCACGCCCAACATTCAACAATTCTGCCCCAAAACATGCGGCACATGCAAAGAGGGTAAGATAAACTGTGACCCACCTCATTTTTCATCGGAACCTTTGAAAGATGATAACCATTGTTTTGTCACAGACAACGACCTTGTGACATCTCCGCAAACATCAGTCCAGACCACAAGTCTAGTAACAGTTATTCTGACAACACCGCCACCTACAACCACCACGACCACAAGGAGACCGGTGCAAGTTCCCTCTGTCAACCGCAACCCTGGAAATAATGTAGCCAATAATTTAGGTACGAAACTGCATCTGCTAATTCTGCAAAATGTGAGATTATTTGCTCCCTTCATGGCTGGTTGATATCCTGACTGACCTTTTCAGCAACCAACTCTTAAATAGGCTGGTCTTTGTCGGAACCAGTGTTCTCTAACCGAGTCATTTTATTCGGGCTCGAGTCAAAtcaaattaatgcattgattgattgacattGATGTTTGACATTGATTGATTGACAAAAATTGATTGTAGTTATATAGGGTTAAgttgattataattattggtggttattaacttattatataCAGCCTAATTTCCAAAGCAATAATTTCGGTTGGTAACAATGTGACATTTCTTTAGTTTGCCGTGATGACTTGGATTTCTGCACAAAGGTCGATGGTCTGTGTGAGAACACAATCTACCGCTCTGTGTGGCAACAATGCAGACTCACTTGTGGTTTATGTGACCCCAATCAGAGGTCAGTAACAAATGAGGAAATATTCCCGACAACTTCTTGTGtgcaatattttaataaatttgatttaatacgtcttttattttttttcagtgCTGATTCGGCTCGAGGTAAATGAAGAAATTGTTGTAGCTTTCATGTATTtgcacaaaacaataaaatattaacatcGGTTTGCTAGGATTTATCCTTATCATATTATTTATAATGACTGTTGTATTATTGCATATTACAAATATGTGTGattttgtgcactttttagtcataaacaattttacacAATTCTGGCAACAGGAAATTCAGGTCTGATCGTATTTTTTATGCCAAACCCCCAAACACTGGTTGGCGCTCTATCCCTCTAACCATGAAACAAAGTTCATATGAGTTCGTCAATGACCACGATTGTATAAATAACACACACAAGTCACTTTCCTGGTTATAAAATCTGTGCCACTAGATGGTGTGTAATTAGTGGGCATCCTCCTTGTCGTAACtttgttaaataaacaaacaacaaccgATAAGATCTTATTTTAATAAAGCACTGGAGATAGCgtaaaattatgaaatgtCCAATCATAgaaagttattaaaatttgTGGCCCCAATATTTGGTTGATTGGATGAAACTTGTCAATATTGATTTGCAGTCGGaccaatttatttttgtttaatgtcggtttagcgagGTAATCGGGATAATGGAAATAACATTGCAGTGAAATCAATTGACGTAAGATAGCATTTATTTAGGACTATATTAGATTAAGATgtgaaaaagaaatttattgaTGATCTGATGCATCCAAGATGAATAAATCAAGTTATTTGAAGAGTCACAAAATCTGTTCTAACTCATGATTATGTAACATTTGTCGTAATCTGGACCAGGGAAGTgctttttcttttgatttgatttgattCTAAATTCCTGCGTTAGAATTGGGTCGAGAAATTTTTggtgaaagaaataaaatgcacGGAAAATAATCTGTTTCTAACAATTTCATGCTTGTTGGATGGCACTTTTTCAAGAACCATGTGCCATGGAATCTATTCAGTGGAATTTCAGGTGTCACAGACAAAACTTGGATTCCACGGCACCTGGAAATGTCGCTCCCTATAATTTACAGCTGTCAGTCATTTTGGTTATTCTGTAACTAAGTATAGAAGATGGCGTTGTAAAAGACATAGACATCTTTGAAATCACACATACGTTCATTGATTAATATTACACTGAAATTTCTATGACACAGACCAGACTTAATAAATGAACCCAACTCCAAATATTTCGTTGTGAAATAAGAATACATCACTTTGCAGCATTTAAATTGGGACTTCCATTGCTGTAGCGTGCCGCTGGTTCTATTGGCACTTCACCTCGTACCATTTTACTTTGTGGTTGACAAAGTTTCATCCCAGCTTCACACGAAATAGCAGCAACCAATACCCGCTACATGTCCCATATATAACATTGTTGCAATTACTGTTGCTGTGTCCTGCCAGTTTTAGcataactttcaaaattttgcgATCTTATAATTATAAGAGAAGGAGCACAAAGGTTTCGTGGCGTATCGGTGCCCATAAACAAATGACCATTGTAATAAAAATGTCAATGTATTTGACCATAGCAAAAGTGCCAAACGGACaactctaaccctaacctttTTCCTACTTTTTATGAATTTACTTTATCTTAAAAGCTGTAACATCTTGCCACATGCAAGGTGGTGTGTTATGAAATACGACCCCTTCTACAAATTTTAAGGAATTTTATGTcgttgaaaagttaaaaaaattactgaaTTTGGTAAAATTGTGCCTTAATAATGTGACAATATTTTGCATTCGTGACTTATTTGATTTCTTTTCTCAATGAGGACAAACTGTTGTGGTGTTCGGTGCTCATAGCAGCGATGCACAGATACCACAGCTGTTAGCATTGAACCTTGATGCTCATGAATAACTTTCCACTTCGCCAACTGAAAAAATGTattgtcaaaaaaattttgccttgTACATGTCAAGTTCACGAAATAGTTATAAAAGATCAAAAGACATGAATTAGTTTTAGTTTATTGCATTTCACTTCAATGATTTAGTaaccgtgctagttgttaccagcaattaagACCCTTATTTATTTCCGAGCAcgttttaaacctttttggctttgtcacttttggCTCAGCAAATGTCCAGTTACATGCAACTAGTTCTCAACTCAACcaataattaaatgaaataaacttcTCAAGAAACCACAAAGTTGGTTCTTCTTAGCACACTTTACAATAAATCATATAATCTTATATATAGCGGCAACTCTTTAGAGTTTCGTAGACAACATGTTGAAATCCGAACCACTTTTGCAGCGACAGGTGTCTGTGTTGATGAGTTGCATTACTGCAACATCCTACAGCCGGTGTGCAACGACTTGCAATATGAGCCAATGACGTCAAAATGTCCGCAAACTTGCAACAGATGTTCATCACCACCAAGAAGACCACAGCAACCACCTTCACCTGGATTCAACACCATCCGTCAACCACCCAGCACCATCCGTCAACCACCCAGCACCATCCGTCAACCACCCAGCACCATTCGCCAACCACCCAGCACCATTCGCCAACCACCCAGCACCATCCGTCAACCACCCAGCACCATCCGTCAACCACCCAGCACCATCCGTCAACCACCCAGCACCATCCGTCAACCACCCAGCACCATCCGTCAACCACCCAGCACCATCCGTCCAACACCTACCACCACGCAGACTCAAGTTTTTGTAACGCAACCAACTACCACAACTACAACAACTACAACCACCACAACTACACCAACCACAACTACAACAACCACAACTACACCAACAACTACCACTTCACTGGTAACATCTACGAGTGAACCAGCATCAACCAACGAACCAGAAATGCCTGGCGACAACACCAGGTGGagctattattattagtagCATGAGAAAAATATGATGTCTATTCcaatagaaaaaattaaacaaaatgcCAGATactaaaacaatttattgaatGAGCACGACgcatgttttattatttattgatgTAACTTTGGTGAAAGAAACTTTTGAATTTTCCAGGACAACGATTTCAACAACAGAGGTCCCTTTAAAAGGTTTGCAATGTTGctttttttaatgcaaaacttttcttttgagaaaaatttcaattttattcttCACGACTAATATATTTCAACAGCGGAATGCAAAGATGTTAACCCACGGTGCTCAGAAGTTGCAACTTTCTGTGGCCTGCCTGCTTATAAAAAGACTTTAGAAATCACTTGTGCGTTGACCTGTGGAAAATGCTCTCGGTAAGTTGCTAAATCTCTGAGTATTGGAAATTAATTCAGCTTTAAACGCTAAAATGTTCGATGATATTCGTTATTTTTAAGTCACTTTGTGTTATTTGGACATTTGActaattttgacaaaacaaagaCATTTTCCTTTTCTGATTACGCAAAAGAATTcagttttgtcaattttagtAACAATGTCTGTTATGACAATTTAAGTGATTTCTTTTAGTGTTACATTGTGACAACATAATTAATATCACTTTAATTTATTCAAAGAGAAACAACTGACACAGCAAGAACAGAATCTTCTGACGATTCAACTGAGAGTAGTGCCACCACCACGACCATACAATCGGCTTTCTCAACGACTGATGCCACAACTGCTTCGAAAGGTAGAAATTTCACCGGCACAAGCAGCCTCAATCTTGCCATGACCTGTCATTCAATTGAGAAGTTGCTGGGAATGAGgtgatttttagaaatttatatttaaggTTAATTTCGTTGATGATTGTTCATAGAAATCGATGAATGCAAAGACCAGTTTGACATCTGTTCGAGATGGAAGGGAAGCGACTTGTGCCAACGCTTGAACACTTTGAAGAGGTCGTGCCCTGGAACCTGTAACTCATGTGTCGATGGGAAGAACCCGTTTGGTGAGTTCATTTGTCAGCTGATTGGTGAATATCTTCAGAAACTATTCCGTTATTTGCACCAACTCTTTGATGCAAGACATTGcttattgaaacatttttatttactcAGTTATTACATCTCGTAAACTCTTTGAGCAATTGTACAATTTGTTGTCGTCGTTTATTTGAACAGCGGTGCAGTCCACCCCTCCTCCGTCTACAACAACCACCCCTCGTGTCACCATGACGACCACTCGAAGAACAACCACCACACTGGGTAATGAACCAACATTGATGACTCGATAACATAGAAATCCTATTTACTTCGTTTCTTGACTAGTTTTTATTTGCAGGAAATCTTCGACTAGTATTTTAAcattatttatcaaaaacatATCCGCGGCATCTTACGCTGATCTCGTTGTCATATTCACAGATCCGAGCGTGTGTGCTGATGCGTTCCCAAGCATCTGTGGCCGCTTCAAAGACAGCCCAAGATGCCAAAATACCGAAAGCCTGCAGAGGGATTGTAAGAAATCATGTGGATTATGCTGAGACGAGTAAGACATGTCTTAGCTCAGTATATCGACTCATCGTTGTTGAATGGATGTAGCTGTCCATAGTATCTCACTGTATCTGTGTCTTCAAACCCACCACCAGCAAACAGCCTCGTATTTAATCACCAGTTATTGTGTAAAGATTAAACAACATGTCTGGTGGCCGTGATATCTCTTAGCGGGTAAATTTTACAACACATCAAAGCACCTTGCGCTTCTCATACCTTATGTTGGACCTTCTGCAAAATTGGTGTTTTTcttgtaataattttaatgtaGACTTTCCAAAGCTATCCGTTGTACAAGTGGTCCAACCTTTCATGGTTCGTGGCCCCTTACAGTGACCCTTAAATTACGTGGCCCCTGCTCATTAATACAAAACGTACAttgttatttgcaaaacacttttcacTTCACTGCTGTGTGTGCAGAAGCCTTCACGCCTCTAATTGTGCACAAAAATTCAAATGCcgaaatcaaaattaaaattccaaaatgaaTCAAAAACTCAAAATGCCGAAATCCGTGTCCCCTGCTCATCAATAGAAAACGTAgattgttgattgcaaaacTGAACTACCTGCTACTACACAGAACCATCTGCTTGTTGCCCTGGTTTAACGCCCTCGGTTAAGAAACCTACGTTCTACTGCCACCTCGTCCATAGACCAGGTTATAAGCGCAACACCCTCCGTGTGGTACTTCCCCTGTCTGGTGCAACTACTTGTCAGTTCTGTGCTTGGCCTGACcactaaattttgtttcatttgtttcAGAGCTTTCTAATCGTCACTAGATGGGGTGGTTTTGATCCGCAATCGCCGTCCATGTTGGCATccacacatagaaatcattttattgttttgtcgCGACTATGCTGAGTTCTTTCATCTCAAGCCGCTTTAAAGCACTTGATGGTCAACGCTCTGCTTCACAGCTGTACTTAGTCACGTGGTGTGTGCTCCACTTTTCATTATGTACCTGTCGGTGGCGCTTTTTAATCTGCCATTGCATCATTGGCGGCACTTTGCAAGACAGTTCGCtattgttataaaataaacacaatattgtACGCAAGCGATTGTTGCCGAGTTTTTGCGCAGAACTTAAATACATTGAAGTATTTGTGCAATGCTACTGTGAATCTAAAATGGTGAGAGACAGAATGTGCGACTCGGAACACCAAGAAACTAGGAGCTATATAGTGGGCGATTGATGTAGGTTGTAGGGGGCCAGCGCCAGCAAGTGGTGCGACAACGCTGTTGCAGTGAACTACAGGAAGGATTTGTTTGGCGGAACACTGTTGGACAGACGCTGACAGTGGAATAGAGAATGTAGACAGACTTtctgggtctagtatacaagcgCACAACCACAGTATGCTTTGGTAtgctagaccccagctactcaaattgtgacgtcatctggtgtACTAGACCGGACCTTGAGAACATGTTGAATGACGCAGGTGGTATGAGATGTGATTGGGCTAAGTTTAGACAATTGTCTGGACTGGACCAGAAAGAAGCGCCCTTGGAACTTTAAAGATGGTGCATGTTCTCAGGACTTGGTAGTAGAGGAACAGCAGGAAAGAGTTGGATGTAATTGAGGAAGACATGATCGTCGTCTCATGGTGATGCTGACGATAGGAGGCTGTCACGGGGAAGCACCGGCTAACCCATGCGTGCGAATCAATGTATGTATGTACAATGCATGCGCAGGAATCACAGCCATAAAACATTATGATGATATTGTCAGAGAAACACTTCTGGCAACATTCAGTTGCTGTAGCTTGGAAGCACAAGTAGCTGAGCATTGCGTAATAGAAAGAAACAAACTTCACAAATTGGAGAACATGGCGGCAAGCTATTGGTGATGACTTGAACACATGTTTCAAACCTAACAGACACGACAACTCTCCTCATAAACTAGATCAAATGAAACAAGACACTTCAGGAAATCGCGTAAGTTTATTCAGTGCATATAAGTAATTATTACAATCCAGAGAAGCAACTTGAAACCGCAAGATACGTTCCTATGAGAGAGCTGCGTTATAGTTAGACGCTGAATATGCTTCAGCGCTTCCTTAGAGGTACCAGGCAGGGTGGAACGCATCAACACAAACATACTCGAACACGGTGTCTGTACAAACCGCTTTGGTGCAAAGTTAAGAAAGGGATAACACAGAACAAATTGGCTTCTATAAAACAGCAAGAGCGTGACAGACAAGTTTTCATAAGGTTTGGTCACTTCACTCAAACAAAGTTACTCTTATTGCATCACAGACAACGTTCTTATCTTTTGGAAAATAGAAATGATCAAACAAAGCATTTAATCTACATAAATCTCATGATGGGGTTGAAAACAGCGAAGGCGATTTACTGAGATGGAAACCTTGAATGTAGAACGGTGGCACAGAGACCACTAGAGGGCAGAATTGGAAGTTGGAAGTTCTTCCGACAACGAActtttgagaaaattaaacACGAAATGAATCCAACAGGAACGTGTCGCACTAACTGCCCTTACAATGGGCTTTTAATAGAAAGAAGCAAAAACTTTATACAGCGCTATATTCCAGCTAACATATTATTTGCGCAGCCACACTTGGGGCCGATGAAAATAAACCACGTAATACACCACATAAAGGCATTTgctttacaaaaaatgcaaaataagaaGGCCCAGTGTAGAAGGCATGAAATGAGAATTGATTTTACGGAACTAGACAAGATACTAAATCAAGAAACACGATCAACTAAgtcaaagaaaacaaacatctACTTGGTGTGAGCAAAGGGTTAAGTGAAGCGAGTTACAACTGTACTTTATACCACACAGAATTACTTAATATCGAAGGCCAAGTGTACAAGTGCTTGCAACACGCCGCATGGGGCAGTCATGTGATCAAAGAGCGGTCGATGTGATCTTCTTGACCCCTCGTCGCTGGGCGAGAAGGGATGTGCCGACCGGATTCAAGTTAAGAGGTTTGTGCGAGCGTGCAGCGCTGGGGATGAAAACAAAAGAGCTTCATTGGCATGAACACTGCATCATGAAATACAAGGCAAGGACAAAGCAGAACAACTGGTGGAAAACAGAACTTCTTCACCATCTGCCGCCTGCAATTGCTATTCTACAGATTTTCGCCAAATTCAAACTTTATTCCCATTGCCCCGATGAAGTTAACACGAAACGTCGGCAGACAATAAAGTTCTGCATTTCACCAGTTGTGCTTTGTATTTGATGGTTCTTATGCCTGGTGGGAACCATGACATACTCACACTGTATGCTACCTACCATAGCATCGTTCCTTGAATAGAATTATATGGCACACACATTTATGAAATGATAAACTATTATGACATGAACAAGGTCAGaataatgataaaataataacaattatgcAACAAAATGATTGAATTTCCTGCATCGTCTAGTTTTGCCTTTTCAAGCTCACTTCTATTTTTGCGATATAAGATGTCACTGACCTGAACATGGCGGACATGGCTCCCTTCATGAACTTGTAATCCTTGGTCTGGCTGAGATGCAGCTCCGGAAGTTGATCCGGTCTTGCTATGAATGGATGAAGAAGAACTTGGGAGACGGACAACCTCCTGTTAGGATCAACGTGCAACATCCGACGAACAAGATCCTAAACAATGAAATGATGAGGAGATGATTTCTCCAGCACAAATGTGTTCATCCTTCAAGATCTGCACTGACGAGGAAACTTCACTTTTCACCTTGGCAATATCCGACACGGACTTCCAGTTGCCTCCGGACATATTGAACTTCCCGGTTTCGATTCTCTTCAGGATGTCGGTTGGAGTGTCATCCGGTCCGTTAGCGAACGGGGTGTAGCCCGCCAACATGGTGTAGAGCAGAACCCCTAAGCTCCAGATATCGCAAGCCTCATCATATCCTTTCTTCTTCAAAACCTTTAAAAAAAGTCGATCATTAATGACCCACACGCTGGCATGGAGGCGATGTTTCATTCACATTTAATTGTATTAGTTCATTGCTATCTCGGTaataaagaaaagtttaaggAAGCACCAAGCCTGGACATCAATAGTTTGGCAGTCCACTAATTTCTACTGTTTCTTGCTGGTACTTACCAAACACCTTTATGTTAAGTCTTAAGCATATATACTTGAAGTTAAATTATGTTGTTTATGTTCACATTCATGCATTGCATAAAGCGATCTCTATCACATCATAAGCCCCATTTCACAATGAAGCACACAGTGAGTGACATAGATTGTCGCAAAACGAGAAAAAATTTGCTGATTCTTTAAGGAATTGTCTAAAAACGCAAAATTTCATGTCGCTTTGTTTATGAAAACGTCTCAAACGACGTCACATAAGCTAGAGTAACCCAAGACTAGCAGTGAGGGAAGTTGCATGTCTGGCAGCTTCTGGTTTAATTCTGGGTTCAGCTGTtgtcaacatttttaaactcGCTGATGCTGACAAcaacaactaaaatatttacacattCTTGCCACCACACAATTCACTTGACGTCACAGtgttattacatcacaattagGGTAACTGCGCATTATGGAGAACTTTCTACCGCCCCCCCATGGACGACGCGTTGCTTACCAGGAGGCAGCAGCCTTAAACGAGACAACATCGGCACTGAATAAATTGTTATTAGTTGTATTGGCCGGTACCTCTGGTGCCACGAAGTTGGCCGTGTAGCATGGCGTCATCAAGAGGCCGTTGTCGTGGCGAAGCTGCTTAGCGAAGCCAAAATCACAAACTCGAATTGATTCAGGATTTCCGGTTTCATCCGCGTATAAGACGTTACTCGGCTTCAAATCCCGGTGAACAacctttatgacatcacaatacaTCATTATTTAGTTTCTTTAATGATATTTCAATACGTTTGAGTGT of the Clavelina lepadiformis chromosome 7, kaClaLepa1.1, whole genome shotgun sequence genome contains:
- the LOC143465184 gene encoding uncharacterized protein LOC143465184, coding for MSPCKLFYVVLCIAGSVLLHQVSAQELQCTVVLSRRVSCGGGTLEQCGNRGCCYDDSAPSAEIPSCYFPLNEVPRFSEWKSWSSCSRSCGSEGRITRERSCEYPDGRIAPSDLCFGTDFEEQQCNRVACPDEQLATTVSAAVSAQSTSSVSPTCEDSLGDSCERFKSLCGGSGSLSNSLQRFCRKTCNLCGDDAGVDAGADAPTKSSSTTVSTTTTTLPPTKYPLTVCEDEYDTCNRVKDLCDEPEHSEDLRRYCRRTCNMCLTTTTTTTTEKSCVDGNSERCARFSTFCSTPNIQQFCPKTCGTCKEDNDLVTSPQTSVQTTSLVTVILTTPPPTTTTTTRRPVQVPSVNRNPGNNVANNLVCRDDLDFCTKVDGLCENTIYRSVWQQCRLTCGLCDPNQSADSARATGVCVDELHYCNILQPVCNDLQYEPMTSKCPQTCNRCSSPPRRPQQPPSPGFNTIRQPPSTIRQPPSTIRQPPSTIRQPPSTIRQPPSTIRQPPSTIRQPPSTIRQPPSTIRQPPSTIRQPPSTIRPTPTTTQTQVFVTQPTTTTTTTTTTTTTPTTTTTTTTTPTTTTSLVTSTSEPASTNEPEMPGDNTRTTISTTEVPLKAECKDVNPRCSEVATFCGLPAYKKTLEITCALTCGKCSRETTDTARTESSDDSTESSATTTTIQSAFSTTDATTASKEIDECKDQFDICSRWKGSDLCQRLNTLKRSCPGTCNSCVDGKNPFAVQSTPPPSTTTTPRVTMTTTRRTTTTLDPSVCADAFPSICGRFKDSPRCQNTESLQRDCKKSCGLC